One part of the Vicia villosa cultivar HV-30 ecotype Madison, WI unplaced genomic scaffold, Vvil1.0 ctg.000189F_1_1, whole genome shotgun sequence genome encodes these proteins:
- the LOC131625129 gene encoding cold-responsive protein kinase 1-like gives MTCFPFSFKKTSPISKHNLDNDEDISGIHNVKIYTYKELSKATNDFSQANKIGEGGFGSVYMGRLKGGKLAAIKVLSAESKQGVKEFLTEINVISEIEHENLVKLYGCCVERNSRILVYNYLENNSLSRTLLGGSHNSIYFDWRTRCRICVGVASGLAFLHEEVRPPIIHRDIKASNILLDKDLTPKISDFGLAKLMPANATHVSTRVAGTLGYLAPEYAIGGRLTRKADIYSFGVLLVEIVSGRCNTNSRLPIDEQFILERTWELYERKELVALVDTSLNGDFDAEQACKFLKIGLLCTQESPKCRPTMSTVVKMLTGEMKVDDSTMTKPALISDFMDLKVRKNQESTTIDLKTTSSYNTSSTSEQQNSTITSVATTQYDHNSM, from the exons ATGACCTGTTTCCCTTTCTCATTCAAGAAGACATCACCGATTTCGAAACATAATCTCGACAACGACGAAG ATATTTCAGGTATTCATAATGTTAAGATTTATACCTATAAAGAACTAAGCAAGGCCACAAATGATTTTAGTCAGGCCAATAAAATCGGAGAGGGTGGTTTCGGTTCAGTCTACATG GGACGTCTTAAAGGTGGAAAACTTGCTGCTATAAAAGTTCTTTCGGCCGAATCAAAACAAGGGGTGAAGGAATTCTTGACAGAGATTAATGTGATCTCTGAAATCGAGCATGAAAATTTGGTTAAACTATATGGTTGTTGTGTGGAAAGAAACAGCAGGATATTAGTCTACAATTACCTCGAAAATAACAGTCTTTCGCGAACTCTTCTAG gTGGAAGTCACAATAGTATCTACTTTGATTGGCGAACACGGTGTAGAATATGCGTTGGCGTTGCAAGCGGGCTTGCCTTTCTACACGAAGAAGTTAGGCCTCCTATCATTCATAGGGATATAAAAGCAAGCAATATTCTTCTCGATAAAGATCTTACGCCCAAGATTTCGGATTTCGGTCTTGCAAAGCTTATGCCTGCAAACGCGACTCATGTCAGCACACGCGTAGCAGGAACATT AGGCTATTTGGCACCAGAGTATGCAATCGGAGGGAGACTTACACGAAAAGCAGACATTTACAGTTTCGGTGTCCTCCTTGTGGAGATTGTTAGTGGAAGATGTAACACGAATTCGCGACTTCCAATAGACGAACAATTCATTCTAGAAAGG ACATGGGAACTTTACGAGCGAAAGGAACTAGTTGCGCTTGTAGATACATCACTAAACGGAGACTTTGACGCCGAGCAGGCGTGTAAATTTCTGAAGATTGGCCTTCTTTGCACACAAGAATCTCCAAAGTGTCGTCCGACCATGTCTACCGTGGTCAAGATGCTTACCGGAGAAATGAAAGTTGATGACAGTACGATGACAAAACCGGCTTTAATTTCCGATTTTATGGACCTCAAAGTTAGAAAGAATCAAGAAAGTACTACAATTGATTTGAAGACTACATCTTCATACAATACATCGTCTACCTCAGAGCAACAGAACTCTACCATTACATCAGTTGCAACTACACAGTATGATCACAACAGCATGTAA
- the LOC131625161 gene encoding uncharacterized protein LOC131625161: MVMEDIGLFNQVWQWVRSRKDACWRARTVVACCRERTAMFMERHWPTVCKGCLMLGSLLRLSLIFWKDSAVRGFQSFVRFGSVMLLLIMWSCFLSLTSMYCLVYVLASMVTAGVAIQYLGYTPGLFIVGLFAILILWMYANFWITGLLLIVGGYLFSLNHARLVVLIGTAYAMYFVQVKVGWLGVILAVNLAFLSNDILNFLLQLFDNVSESPHSEEPKQPEPVPEDDFAEPCEFPIPPVESENLQSCKSSSKPPAVTASVVDKQKELLANKVVREQTNSVDEMRRILKSLNHYEALGFNRHKKIDAAVLKKEYRKKAMLVHPDKNMGSSMSSESFKKLQCAYEVLADSVKKRDYDEQLRKEETMAKSVCQKSHSSSHQDNTEYRSDESRRIQCTKCGNSHVWVCTNRSKAKARWCQDCCQFHQAKDGDGWVEYKGSLVFDRPQKVEIPRAFVCAESKIFDVSEWAICQGMACRPNTHRPSFHVNMVGLEKSQRCNSSRFPWDLDAEMMMDEDEEAFDLWLQQALASGLFCESSKRRKSWSPFKLPQKKGKKQWRRTSC; this comes from the exons ATGGTGATGGAGGATATAGGGTTGTTCAATCAAGTTTGGCAATGGGTTAGGTCACGAAAAGATGCGTGTTGGCGTGCTCGGACTGTGGTGGCGTGTTGTAGAGAGAGAACTGCAATGTTTATGGAAAGGCATTGGCCTACGGTGTGTAAGGGTTGCTTGATGTTGGGGAGCTTACTTAGGTTATCGTTGATTTTTTGGAAGGATTCTGCTGTAAGGGGGTTTCAATCGTTTGTTAGGTTTGGTTCGGTGATGCTCTTGCTTATAATGTGGAGCTGTTTTCTTAGTCTGACTTCGATGTACTGCTTGGTTTATGTGCTTGCGAGTATG GTTACTGCTGGTGTTGCGATCCAATATTTGGGTTATACTCCTGGGCTTTTTATCGTAGGGCTTTTTGCTATCCTTATTTTGTGGATGTATGCTAACTTCTGGATCACAGGATTGTTACTCATAGTTGGAG GTTATTTGTTCTCCCTAAATCATGCACGCTTGGTGGTATTAATTGGAACCGCATATGCTATGTATTTTGTTCAAGTAAAAGTGGGATGGTTGGGTGTCATCCTTGCCGTAAACCTTGCATTTCTTTCAAACGACATTTTGAATTTTCTGCTCCAATTGTTTGACAACGTGAGTGAAAGTCCGCATTCTGAAGAGCCGAAGCAACCAGAACCAGTTCCGGAAGATGACTTTGCTGAACCATGTGAATTTCCTATCCCACCGGTTGAATCTGAGAATTTGCAGTCGTGCAAATCATCCAGTAAACCACCTGCTGTCACCGCATCAGTTGTTGATAAGCAGAAAGAACTTTTGGCCAATAAAGTTGTTAGAGAGCAAACAAATTCAGTTGATGAAATGAGAAGGATATTGAAGAGTCTGAATCATTACGAAGCCCTTGGATTTAACCGCCACAAAAAGATTGATGCAGCAGTTTTGAAAAAGGAATACCGGAAAAAG GCTAtgcttgtgcatcctgataaaaACATGGGCAGCTCTATGTCGAGCGAGTCATTTAAGAAGCTTCAATGTGCGTACGAG GTTCTTGCTGACTCTGTGAAGAAGCGAGACTATGATGAACAATTAAGAAAAGAAGAAACTATGGCTAAAAGTGTCTGCCAGAAATCCCACAGTAGTTCACATCAG GATAATACCGAATACCGTTCCGATGAATCCAGACGGATACAGTGCACAAAGTGTGGGAATTCACATGTTTGGGTGTGCACTAACAGGAGTAAGGCGAAAGCAAGATGGTGTCAG GACTGCTGTCAGTTTCATCAAGCGAAGGACGGCGATGGATGGGTCGAATATAAGGGGTCTTTAGTTTTTGATAGGCCTCAAAAA GTTGAAATCCCGCGTGCTTTCGTTTGTGCGGAGAGCAAAATATTCGACGTATCGGAATGGGCTATATGTCAG GGAATGGCTTGCAGGCCTAACACTCATCGGCCGAGCTTTCATGTAAACATGGTTGGCTTAGAGAAAAGCCAGCGCTGCAACTCAAGTAGATTCCCATGGGATTTGGACGCCGAAATGATGATGGACGAAGACGAAGAGGCATTTGACCTATGGCTTCAGCAGGCTTTAGCATCCGGTCTCTTTTGCGAGTCTTCCAAACGCAGGAAGAGTTGGAGTCCATTCAAATTGCCtcaaaagaaagggaagaaacaATGGCGAAGAACGTCGTGCTGA